The Stutzerimonas stutzeri DNA window CCATTTTCTTCAGATGCTTGACCGCCGCATTGACCAGCGCCCCGCGCAACGTCGGCAGCATGTCGCCGATCTGCACCTCGATCAGGTGCTCGATGACGGTGTCGGCCAGCACCTCCTGCACGTGGTTGCCGAACGTATTGAGGTACACCAGCGCCCGCGCGCCGGAATCCTGAAACTGGTGGCGCATCTCCCGCGCGGTATACAACGGGTTGGTGTTGACCACGATGAGCCCCGCACGCAGCGCGCCGAACACCGCGACCGGGTACTGCAGCAGGTTGGGCATCTGGATGGCGATGCGATCACCGGGCTGCAGATCGGTGTGGTGCTGCAGCCAGGCGGCGAACGCGGCGGAGTAACGTTCCAGATCGGAATAGCTGAGGGTCACGCCCATGTTGCTGAACGCCGGGCGGTCGGCGTGCGCCTTGCAGGCGCGCTCGAACACCTCCACGACCGAGCGATAGGCAGCGAGATCGATGTCGTTGGGCACGCCGGCAGGGCGTTTGTCATTCCAGAATTCAGGCTGCATTGTTATTGGCCTCTTTACCTGAGAGTGTCTGGCCCACGCACAGCGGGCTCTGGCGAACTTAGCAGGTCGGTGTCGCGGCGCAACAGCCCGAGCCGCATTAATCACCGCTGTGAATCTTTCATCACGGCATCACGCGGTCCGGCGCCGGGACAAGCGCAGCCCATGCCTCTAGAATGCAGCCCCAGCGCGCGGCACCGGCCAGTTCGGATCGCGCGAGCCGCTTCGATCCATCGGGCGCAGCATCCGGTGCGCCGACCAGCCTGAGGACAATCCATGAGCACGATCAGCAACACGCCTTACGCCGACCTGGAGGTCGGTCAGCAGGCGAGCTACGAAAAACACGTCGAGGAAAAGGACATCCAGCTGTTCGCCGCGATGTCCGGTGATCGCAACCCGGTGCACCTGGATGCCGAGTTCGCTGCCGGTACCCTGTTCAAGGAGCGCATCGCCCATGGCATGTTCAGCGGCGCGCTGATCAGCGCCGCGGTCGCCTGCACCATGCCTGGCCCAGGCACCATCTACCTGGGCCAGACCATGAAGTTCACCCGTCCGGTGAAGATCAACGACACGCTGACCGTGCGCCTGGAAATTCTCGAGAAGCTGCCAAAGAACCGCGTGCGCATCGCCACCCGGGTGTTCAACCAGAACGACGAACTGGTGGTCGACGGCGAAGCCGAAGTGCTCGCCCCGCGCAAGCAGGAAACCGTCGAACTGAAGGAGCTGCCGCCGATTTCCATCGGCTGAGCATTTCCAGGTTCGCCACCGGTTGGCGACGGCAAATGAAGAGGGCGCCCGAGCGGCGCCCTCTTCATTTCTACCACGCCTGTCGGCAGGGAACCGGCCCCAGACGGGGGACAGGCACAAGGCTATTACGGCCGTTGGCTACGCCCCGTGCACTTCCCGCCGGAAGGATGCCGATCCGATCACGCGCGTCGACCATCCAGCGAGCAGTACAAAAAGAACAACAACGGGACCCTCACCCATGCTCATTCGCTCGATCGCTCACTGGCGCCTGGCGGCGCTGCTCCTCGGCGGCTTGCCGCTGGCCGTGCCATCCGCTTCGGCTGTTCCGCTCGACCCTGGCGCGGACGAGGCCCTGCTCTACTACCAACGCGCCGACGGCGACTACAACGGCTGGGGCCCGCACCTGTGGAACACCGCCGACTGCAGCGGCAGTGCGACCGAAACCAGCTGGACGCAACCGCTCGCGGCGGCGGAGACCGACCCGGAGCATGGCGCGCTCTACCGCATCCCACTTAGCGCCGACGCCAGCTGCCTGAACCTGATCATGCACAAGGGCGACGAGAAGGATCTGGGCGGTACCGACCTGGTCTGGCGCTTCGACGAACTCGGCCGTCGCGTCTTCACGGTCAGCGGCAACCCGCAATTGTCCAGCACGCCAATAAGCGGCAGCGCCGTGGCGATCAAGGGCGCCCGTGCGCACTGGCTCGATCCGTTCACGCTTGCGCTGGTGGGCGGCGCACCGGGCGCCAGCCGCGTCGAGCTGCGCTATGCCCACGATGCCAGCATTCGCATCGACAGCGAGGCGCGTACCGTCAGCGGCGGGCAGGCGCTGGCGATGCAAACGGCCAGCCTGCGCAACGGCCTCAAGCGCCAGCACCCGCATCTGGCCGATGCCCCGGCGTACCGGATCAAGGCCAGCGCACATGCCCTGCGTCGCGCCGTGATGAGCCAACTGGTGGTGGTCGCCTATGACGCGGACGACCGGGTTATCGATGCCACCGAAGTGCAGACCGCCGGCATCCTCGACATGCTGTTCGCCTACAACGGCGAGCTGGGTGCAACGCTCGATGGCAGAGGTGTGTCCTTCAAGCTCTGGGCACCGACCGCACAGCGGGTTCGCCTGCATGTGTTCGATGCGTCCAAACGGCTGCTACCGGGATACCCCAAGCCTATGCGGGAGCGGCTCGGCGTCTGGAGCCTGGAAGGTCCGCGTTCGCTGGATCGGCAGTACTACCAGTACGAAGTCACCGCCTACCGCCCCAGCACCGGCAGGATCGAGACGACGCTGGTCAGCGACCCCTACGCCCTGAGCCTGTCACGCAACAGCCAGTACGCCCAGGTGGTCGACCTGAATGCCGATGATCTCAAGCCCGCCGGCTGGGATGCGGTGCGTCCGCCACGCCCGGAGCGCCCTGAAGCGAGCGTGATCTACGAAACCCACCTGCGCGATTTCAGCGCCAGCGACGCCAGCCTGCCGGCCGCGCTACGCGGCACCTACGCCGCGTTTACCCGACCTGAGAGCAACGGCATGCGGCACCTGCGCGACCTGCAGAAGGCCGGGCTCACCCACGTCCAGCTGCTGCCGGTGTTCGACATCGCGACCATCGACGAAGACCCCGCGCGGCGAATCAACCTCGACGATCCCTTCGCCAAGCTCTGCGACCTCTCGGACCAGGCGCGCCAGCGCTGGGCGCAATACTGCAGCGCGGCAAGCATCCGCCAGGTGCTGCAGGGCTTCGACCCGGCCAGCGGCCAGGCGCAGTCACTGTACAACGACCTGCGCGGGCTGGATGACTTCAACTGGGGCTACGACCCCTTCCACTTCACGGCGCCCGAGGGCAGCTACGCCAGCGATGCCGAAGGCGTGCAGCGCATCATCGAGTTCCGCCAGATGGTGCAGGCCTTGGCCGGCAACGGCCTGGCCACGGTGATGGACGTGGTCTACAACCACACCAACGCCTCCGGCCTGGCTGACAAATCGGTTCTGGACAAGGTCGTGCCCGGTTACTACCACCGCCGCAACCCCACCACCGGCGCGGTCGAAACCTCGACCTGCTGCGAGAACACCGCCAGCGAGCACCGCATGATGGCCAAGCTGATGATCGACTCGCTGAAGGTCTGGGCCCGCGACTATAAGATCGCCGGTTTTCGCTTCGATCTCATGGGTCACCACATGCGCGAGCAGATCGTCGATGCGTATCGCGCGGTCCGCCGCATCGATCGCGAGACCTATTTCTACGGTGAAGGCTGGGAATTCGGCGAGGTCGCCGGCAATGCGCGCGGCATCAATGCCAACCAGCTGAACATGGCTGGTACCGGTGTCGGTACTTTCAACGATCGGCAGCGGGATGCGGTACGTGGCGGCAGCCCCTTCGATGGTGGCGACAGCATCCGCCGCAACCAGGGCTTCGCCAACGGGCTCTACCTGAGACCCAACGAGCTGAGCGGCGCCGGGGCTCAGGAAAAAGCGCAGCTGCTGCACGCCGCCGATCTGATCCGCGTCGGCATCGCCGGCGGGCTGCGTGATTTCCAGTTCGTCACTGCCGACGGCAGCACACGCAAGGGCAGCGAGATCGACTACAACGGCCAGCCCGCCGGCTATACGCTGGACCCGCAGGAAACGATCAATTACGTCTCCAAGCACGATAACCAGACGCTGTGGGACAACAACCAGTACAAGTTCGCCAGCAGCCTGTCGGTTGCCGACCGGGTCCGCCTGCACCTGGTGGCGCTGTCGGTGCCGCTGTTCAGCCAGGGCGTGCCGTTCATCCATCTCGGCTCGGACATCCTGCGTTCAAAGTCCATGCAGCGCGACAGCTACGACTCGGGGGATTGGTTCAACGCGGTGGATTTCGGCTACCAGGACAACAACTGGAACAAGGGCTTGCCGCGTGCCGACAAGGACGGCGACAACTGGCCGCTGATTCGCAGGATCATCGTCGACCCACAGGCCGAACCGGGCGCTGCCGACATCGTCACCGCAAAGCGGCGCTTTCTGGAGCTGCTGAAAATTCGCAGCGACAGTGCGCTATTCCAGCTCGACAGCGCCCGCGAGGTGCAACGGCGTCTGCGGTTTCACAACACCGGTCCCGAACAGAAGCCTGGCGTGATCGCTTTCAGCCTGGCCGATGGCCCGCGTGACGGCCGCGACCTGGACCGCCGCTACAGCTCGCTGATGGTGGTAATCAATGCTTCGGACAAGCGGGTTCGCCTGCCGGGCGCGGACGGCTACGCGTTGCATCCACTACTGAAGAACTCCGTCGACCCGATCATCCGCCAGGCCGAGGTAGCCGGTGGGAAGTTCGAGATACCGGCGTTCACCACAGTCGTGTTCAGCCAACCTCAGACCCGTCGATAAATCGTGGGCAAAAAAAGGCGACCATAGGTCGCCTAAATGCCTTGCGTGCTCTTTGAATCTGGAAGAACTCAGCGCTTCTTGTGCGCGTCCTTCCAGATGAAATATCCGAAGCCTCCGAGGAAGGCGACCATCAGGCCGACCGTGACCACCCCTGCGAGCACCACATTATCGACAAACATGAGACCTACCTCCGAAACCTGATTCGCTGTTCGATGGGTTCAAGGTAAACCCGGGCGACCGGGAAAAAATTGACCCGCGTCAATGGCCGCAAGATGCCGATCCCAGTCGCGCGCAACGACTGATCCAGGTCAAGAAAACGGGGGTATCAGGAAGGAAACGGGGGCGATTCCGCCGCCGAGCGCATGAAGCGCGAATAGCGGCATTGGGTACTCATAACGAAACGGTATGAAACGGAGATAGGCGGGAGTGGGTGCCGTTCAGCGTTTCTTCGAGGGCTTCTTGCCCTTCTTCTTCGGCTTGCCAAGCGGCAGGACCTGCTCGAAGGTCTTGCGCATCTCCTCGAGTCGCTTGTCGTTCAGGTCGTGAATGCGGCGGGCACGTTCGGCGCTGAAATCGATCAGGTTCTCGTCACTGCTCATGTGGTTGGTCTCGGTGGATCAGGCGAAAGGTCAGGTTGAGACGCGGCTGCGATACCTTGCTGGTCCGCGCGATCTGATGTTGCCAATGATGCTGCGTGGCGCCACTCATGACCAGCAACGAACCATGTCCCAGAAGCAGCGAATGCTGAATCCGTCCACTGCCCTTGCGCCGCAGGTCGAAGCGCCGCTCGGCTCCCAGGCTCAACGATGCCACGACCGGATTGCGGCCCAGCTCGACTTCGTCGTCACTGTGCCAGCCCATGGCATCGCCGCCGTCGCGATACAGGTTGAGCAACACGCCATTGAAGCGGTGCCCCGTTTCGCGCTCCAGACGCTGACGGACCCCCTGCAACAGCGGCGTCCAGGCCAGCGGCTCATGCTGCAGGCCGGAATAGCGATACGCTGCCTGCGAATCACCGTACCAGGCCACCAGGCGCGGTACCGCGACCTGGCGGCCGTAGAGGCGTATCTCCGGCTGCGTCCAGGGCGTGGCGAGGATCAGCTCCTGCAGCCAGGCATCGGCGGTATCGCTGTCGAGCCAGTCCGCCGAGTAGTCCAGCGCTGCATCGGGCAGCTCGATCGATGGAACATGGCGCGGGCCGCTCGCAGGCACATCAGACCTCGACATTGACCCAGAGCCCTTGGCGCGGCAGTTCTTCGAGCGCGGCCTGATCCTGCTCGTCGGTCTCGCCCTTGGCCAGCTCCTCCGG harbors:
- a CDS encoding MaoC family dehydratase is translated as MSTISNTPYADLEVGQQASYEKHVEEKDIQLFAAMSGDRNPVHLDAEFAAGTLFKERIAHGMFSGALISAAVACTMPGPGTIYLGQTMKFTRPVKINDTLTVRLEILEKLPKNRVRIATRVFNQNDELVVDGEAEVLAPRKQETVELKELPPISIG
- the ccoM gene encoding cytochrome c oxidase subunit CcoM, whose protein sequence is MFVDNVVLAGVVTVGLMVAFLGGFGYFIWKDAHKKR
- the pulA gene encoding pullulanase-type alpha-1,6-glucosidase, encoding MLIRSIAHWRLAALLLGGLPLAVPSASAVPLDPGADEALLYYQRADGDYNGWGPHLWNTADCSGSATETSWTQPLAAAETDPEHGALYRIPLSADASCLNLIMHKGDEKDLGGTDLVWRFDELGRRVFTVSGNPQLSSTPISGSAVAIKGARAHWLDPFTLALVGGAPGASRVELRYAHDASIRIDSEARTVSGGQALAMQTASLRNGLKRQHPHLADAPAYRIKASAHALRRAVMSQLVVVAYDADDRVIDATEVQTAGILDMLFAYNGELGATLDGRGVSFKLWAPTAQRVRLHVFDASKRLLPGYPKPMRERLGVWSLEGPRSLDRQYYQYEVTAYRPSTGRIETTLVSDPYALSLSRNSQYAQVVDLNADDLKPAGWDAVRPPRPERPEASVIYETHLRDFSASDASLPAALRGTYAAFTRPESNGMRHLRDLQKAGLTHVQLLPVFDIATIDEDPARRINLDDPFAKLCDLSDQARQRWAQYCSAASIRQVLQGFDPASGQAQSLYNDLRGLDDFNWGYDPFHFTAPEGSYASDAEGVQRIIEFRQMVQALAGNGLATVMDVVYNHTNASGLADKSVLDKVVPGYYHRRNPTTGAVETSTCCENTASEHRMMAKLMIDSLKVWARDYKIAGFRFDLMGHHMREQIVDAYRAVRRIDRETYFYGEGWEFGEVAGNARGINANQLNMAGTGVGTFNDRQRDAVRGGSPFDGGDSIRRNQGFANGLYLRPNELSGAGAQEKAQLLHAADLIRVGIAGGLRDFQFVTADGSTRKGSEIDYNGQPAGYTLDPQETINYVSKHDNQTLWDNNQYKFASSLSVADRVRLHLVALSVPLFSQGVPFIHLGSDILRSKSMQRDSYDSGDWFNAVDFGYQDNNWNKGLPRADKDGDNWPLIRRIIVDPQAEPGAADIVTAKRRFLELLKIRSDSALFQLDSAREVQRRLRFHNTGPEQKPGVIAFSLADGPRDGRDLDRRYSSLMVVINASDKRVRLPGADGYALHPLLKNSVDPIIRQAEVAGGKFEIPAFTTVVFSQPQTRR
- a CDS encoding alpha-ketoglutarate-dependent dioxygenase AlkB family protein — translated: MPASGPRHVPSIELPDAALDYSADWLDSDTADAWLQELILATPWTQPEIRLYGRQVAVPRLVAWYGDSQAAYRYSGLQHEPLAWTPLLQGVRQRLERETGHRFNGVLLNLYRDGGDAMGWHSDDEVELGRNPVVASLSLGAERRFDLRRKGSGRIQHSLLLGHGSLLVMSGATQHHWQHQIARTSKVSQPRLNLTFRLIHRDQPHEQ